In Geotalea uraniireducens, one genomic interval encodes:
- a CDS encoding aspartate aminotransferase family protein encodes MSTNRDILDRGAAVFTPALHVYHPLAIERGEGCRVIDREGNSYLDCSSGLAVLNIGHNPPRVMARVAEQLPRFVHTGGIYHNESTTAAAELLTSVTPPGLDMLFFSNAGAEAVEGALKLARYVTGRQGIIAFSGAFHGRTMGALSLTTSRSRYREHYHPLLPSVYHVPYPYCYRCQFGNTANGCTFACLAYLEQLLRCQISPQEVAAIIIEPVLGEGGYVPAPELFLGTLRRLCDEHGILLIFDEVQSGVGRTGDWFAAQGYGITPDILTVAKGIASGFPLSAVVSRHELMERWPSYAHGTTFGGNPVSCAAAIGTIETIRDDGLLPRCRALGAMAVDRLRALQERHPVIGDVRGPGLMIGIELVTADGAPDSAACQRLISECRERGLLIINCGPDRNIIRFIPPLTISDAELAEALDIFARALETVIEE; translated from the coding sequence ATGTCTACGAACAGGGACATTCTCGACCGGGGGGCCGCGGTCTTCACCCCCGCCCTCCACGTCTATCATCCTCTTGCCATCGAGCGCGGTGAGGGGTGCCGGGTCATCGACCGGGAAGGGAACAGCTATCTCGACTGCTCGTCAGGGCTGGCAGTCCTCAACATCGGCCACAACCCGCCACGGGTCATGGCCCGGGTAGCGGAGCAACTGCCCCGTTTCGTCCATACCGGCGGAATCTACCACAACGAAAGCACCACGGCAGCCGCGGAACTTCTGACCTCGGTCACCCCGCCGGGACTCGACATGCTTTTCTTCAGCAACGCCGGCGCCGAAGCGGTGGAAGGGGCACTGAAACTCGCCCGCTACGTCACCGGCCGCCAGGGGATCATCGCCTTCAGCGGCGCCTTTCACGGCCGGACCATGGGCGCCCTCTCGCTCACCACCAGCCGCAGCCGCTACCGGGAACACTACCATCCGCTGCTGCCGTCGGTGTATCACGTCCCCTACCCGTACTGCTACCGCTGCCAGTTCGGCAACACCGCCAACGGCTGCACATTCGCCTGCCTCGCCTATCTCGAACAGCTGCTGCGTTGCCAGATATCCCCGCAGGAAGTAGCGGCGATCATTATCGAGCCGGTCCTCGGCGAAGGGGGCTACGTACCGGCACCGGAGCTGTTTCTGGGGACGCTTCGCCGGCTCTGTGACGAGCACGGCATCCTGCTCATCTTCGACGAAGTGCAGTCGGGAGTCGGCCGGACCGGCGACTGGTTCGCCGCCCAGGGCTATGGCATCACCCCGGACATCCTGACCGTCGCCAAGGGGATCGCCTCCGGCTTTCCCCTTTCGGCGGTCGTCTCCCGTCACGAGCTCATGGAACGGTGGCCGAGCTATGCCCACGGCACCACCTTCGGCGGCAACCCGGTCTCCTGTGCCGCGGCCATCGGCACCATCGAAACGATCCGCGACGACGGGCTGCTCCCCCGCTGCCGGGCCTTGGGCGCAATGGCGGTCGACCGGCTGCGCGCCTTGCAGGAGCGACATCCTGTCATCGGCGACGTGCGCGGACCGGGGCTGATGATCGGCATCGAGCTGGTGACGGCCGACGGCGCGCCGGACAGTGCCGCCTGCCAGCGGCTGATCAGCGAATGCCGGGAACGGGGGTTGTTGATCATCAACTGCGGGCCGGACCGCAACATCATCAGGTTCATCCCGCCACTCACCATCAGCGACGCCGAGTTGGCCGAAGCCCTGGACATCTTCGCCCGGGCGCTCGAAACGGTAATCGAGGAGTAG
- a CDS encoding acyl-CoA dehydrogenase family protein, translating to MFKGIDYYDIENDLPRATRQLRDTIRSFVDREVLPVIREHYRVGTFPRQLVPRLAELGAFTAGLTGGDRPPLDSVTYGLLMQELERGDSALRSFASVQGALVMYPIRAFGSKAQQERWLPLLASGRAIGCFGLTEPGGGSDPAAMSTWAEKQGDGYRLQGYKMWITNGTIADVALIWAKLDGAVRGFLVERGTPGFTASEITGKLSHRASDTGSLVLDNVTVPAGSILPKAGGLKNALACLDQARYGIAWGALGAAQACFDEVLAFTGQRQTFGRPLAARQLVQAKLADMLTEITKGQLLALQLARLREAGRLRPEQVCLAKRNNVRMALEVARTAREMLGANGISDGYQSMRHLCNLESVDTYEGTYEVHTLAIGRDLTGISAFS from the coding sequence ATGTTCAAGGGGATCGATTACTACGACATCGAAAACGACCTGCCACGGGCGACCCGGCAGCTCCGCGACACCATCCGCTCGTTCGTCGACCGGGAGGTGCTGCCGGTGATCCGCGAACATTACCGGGTCGGCACCTTCCCCCGCCAGTTGGTACCGCGGCTGGCAGAGCTGGGAGCGTTCACTGCCGGGCTCACCGGCGGCGACCGGCCGCCCCTCGACAGCGTGACTTACGGGCTGTTGATGCAGGAACTGGAGCGCGGCGATTCGGCGCTCCGCAGCTTCGCCTCGGTCCAGGGAGCGCTGGTGATGTACCCGATTCGGGCGTTTGGCAGCAAGGCCCAGCAGGAGCGCTGGTTGCCCCTGCTCGCCAGCGGCCGGGCAATCGGCTGCTTCGGGCTCACCGAGCCGGGCGGCGGCTCCGACCCGGCCGCCATGAGCACCTGGGCGGAGAAGCAGGGAGACGGCTACCGGCTCCAGGGCTACAAGATGTGGATTACCAACGGCACCATCGCCGACGTGGCATTGATCTGGGCCAAGCTGGACGGCGCGGTCCGCGGGTTCCTCGTCGAGCGCGGCACCCCGGGCTTCACCGCCAGCGAGATCACCGGCAAGCTCTCCCACAGGGCGTCGGATACCGGCTCGCTGGTCCTCGACAATGTGACGGTGCCGGCGGGGAGCATCCTCCCGAAAGCCGGCGGGCTGAAAAACGCCCTCGCCTGTCTCGACCAGGCCCGCTACGGCATCGCCTGGGGCGCCCTCGGCGCCGCCCAGGCCTGTTTCGACGAAGTGCTGGCCTTCACCGGCCAGCGGCAAACCTTCGGCCGGCCGCTGGCCGCCCGGCAGTTGGTCCAGGCCAAACTGGCCGACATGCTGACCGAAATCACCAAGGGGCAGCTCCTCGCCCTGCAGCTGGCCCGGCTCCGGGAGGCGGGCCGGCTCCGCCCCGAGCAGGTCTGTCTTGCCAAGCGGAATAACGTCCGGATGGCCCTGGAAGTGGCCCGGACCGCCCGCGAGATGCTCGGCGCCAACGGAATCAGCGACGGCTATCAGAGCATGCGGCACCTCTGCAACCTGGAATCGGTGGATACCTACGAAGGGACCTACGAGGTGCACACCCTGGCCATCGGCCGGGACCTGACCGGAATCAGCGCCTTTTCCTGA
- a CDS encoding aldehyde dehydrogenase family protein has translation MTETIRNFIDGTWADAGAGRRFTSHNPADVRQPVVEAPLSSREDVDRAVAAARAALPAWRSLPPPRRGEILYRAGALLIAHKQRLGELVTREMGKVIAEGLGDVQEAIDIAFYMAGEGRRFQGETVPSELPDKDCKSIREPLGVVALITPWNFPIAIPAWKLFGSLICGNTVILKPSSETPACAAALVGILAEAGIPPGVVNLVCGPGEEVGEYLVTHPDVDGASFTGSCAAGERLERRLAELHRPLALEMGGKNALIVMDDADLELALEGTLWGGFGTSGQRCTAASRIVVHERVCERFVTLLAERAKQLRLGDGLHAPTDVGPLINESQGRKVLDYISIGREEGARLVVGGRRVEDGELAHGFFIEPTVFSGVTPAMRIAREEIFGPVVSILSCASFEEAVRIVNNVPFGLSSAIYSRDVNTTARAERELATGIVYINASTIGAEVHLPFGGWRHSGSGHPEAGGRGGAIDFFSRIKVVYRDYSGKLQRAQIDTTG, from the coding sequence ATGACCGAGACGATCAGGAACTTCATTGACGGAACATGGGCCGATGCCGGCGCCGGCCGGCGCTTCACCAGCCACAACCCGGCCGACGTCCGCCAACCGGTGGTCGAAGCGCCACTCTCCAGTCGGGAGGATGTGGATCGGGCAGTGGCGGCAGCCCGGGCGGCACTACCGGCCTGGCGCTCGCTGCCCCCGCCGCGGCGCGGCGAAATCCTCTATCGGGCCGGCGCACTCCTCATCGCCCACAAACAGCGGCTCGGTGAACTGGTTACCCGCGAGATGGGCAAGGTAATTGCCGAAGGGCTCGGCGACGTCCAGGAGGCGATCGACATCGCCTTCTACATGGCCGGCGAGGGACGCCGCTTCCAGGGAGAAACCGTCCCCTCCGAACTCCCCGATAAGGATTGCAAGAGCATCCGCGAGCCGCTCGGCGTCGTCGCCCTGATCACCCCCTGGAATTTTCCGATCGCCATCCCCGCCTGGAAGCTGTTCGGTTCGCTGATCTGCGGCAACACCGTCATCCTCAAGCCGTCGTCGGAAACCCCGGCCTGCGCCGCCGCCCTGGTCGGCATCCTGGCCGAGGCCGGCATCCCGCCGGGAGTGGTCAACCTCGTCTGCGGCCCCGGCGAGGAGGTCGGCGAATACCTCGTCACCCATCCCGACGTGGACGGAGCCTCCTTCACCGGCTCCTGCGCCGCCGGCGAACGGCTGGAACGGCGCCTCGCCGAGCTGCACCGCCCCCTGGCACTGGAAATGGGGGGCAAAAATGCCCTCATCGTCATGGACGACGCCGACCTGGAGCTGGCGCTGGAGGGGACGCTCTGGGGCGGGTTCGGTACCAGCGGCCAACGTTGCACCGCCGCCAGCCGCATTGTCGTCCACGAACGGGTCTGCGAACGGTTCGTGACGCTCCTCGCCGAGCGGGCGAAGCAGCTCCGGCTCGGCGACGGGCTCCACGCCCCGACCGACGTCGGGCCACTGATCAACGAGAGCCAGGGGCGCAAGGTCCTCGACTACATCAGCATCGGTCGGGAAGAAGGAGCACGGCTGGTGGTCGGCGGCCGGCGGGTCGAGGACGGCGAGCTGGCCCACGGCTTCTTCATCGAGCCGACGGTCTTCAGCGGCGTGACGCCCGCCATGCGGATCGCTCGGGAGGAAATTTTCGGCCCGGTGGTAAGCATCCTCTCCTGCGCCTCCTTCGAAGAAGCGGTCCGGATCGTCAACAACGTCCCCTTCGGGCTCTCCTCGGCGATCTACAGCCGCGACGTCAATACCACCGCCCGCGCCGAGCGGGAGCTGGCAACCGGGATCGTCTACATCAATGCCTCGACCATCGGCGCCGAGGTCCACCTCCCCTTCGGCGGCTGGCGCCATTCGGGCTCCGGCCACCCCGAGGCGGGCGGCCGGGGGGGCGCCATCGATTTTTTCAGCCGGATCAAGGTTGTCTACCGCGACTACAGCGGCAAGCTGCAGCGGGCCCAGATCGACACAACCGGCTGA
- a CDS encoding lipid-binding SYLF domain-containing protein, with product MGNKRTGMTLIKPWLLAIALAAVQIFGVIAPAHASDLTEAQGLVDRAKATFNDFMADSNYSWLHDHLKEAKGVLIFPQVIKGGFFIGGSGGSGLLAVRDEKTGDWSQPAFYTIGSVSFGLQIGGEAAEVVMMVMDQKGIDSLLSSSIKLGGSVSIALGPVGAGAKGTVTADIISFARSKGLYAGLDLVGSVLEVRDSLNNAYYGKKVRPVAIVIERKVSNPESAGLLAVLRRAAR from the coding sequence ATGGGAAACAAACGAACGGGCATGACCCTGATAAAACCGTGGCTTCTCGCCATCGCGCTGGCCGCGGTGCAGATTTTTGGCGTTATCGCTCCGGCTCACGCCTCGGACCTCACCGAAGCCCAGGGGCTCGTCGACCGAGCCAAGGCGACCTTCAACGACTTCATGGCCGACAGCAATTATTCCTGGCTTCATGACCACCTGAAGGAGGCCAAGGGCGTCCTGATCTTTCCCCAGGTTATCAAGGGAGGGTTCTTCATCGGCGGTTCGGGCGGGTCGGGACTGCTGGCGGTCAGAGATGAAAAGACCGGCGACTGGAGCCAGCCGGCCTTCTACACCATCGGCTCGGTCAGCTTCGGCCTGCAGATCGGCGGCGAGGCCGCTGAAGTGGTGATGATGGTAATGGACCAGAAAGGGATCGATTCGCTGCTCAGCTCGTCGATCAAACTGGGGGGAAGCGTTTCCATCGCCCTTGGCCCAGTCGGCGCCGGCGCCAAGGGAACGGTCACCGCCGACATCATCTCCTTTGCCAGATCGAAGGGACTCTATGCCGGACTCGACCTGGTCGGTTCGGTACTCGAAGTGCGCGACAGCCTGAACAATGCCTATTACGGCAAAAAGGTCCGGCCGGTGGCGATTGTCATCGAGCGGAAAGTCAGTAATCCCGAGTCGGCCGGGCTATTGGCGGTACTGCGGCGAGCAGCCAGGTAG
- a CDS encoding thiol-disulfide oxidoreductase DCC family protein, which yields MLDKPDFPLRVFYDGACPVCAAEIEHYGRRDREKKLVPVDISSPDFAAALYGIPLADFLYQLHAIDRRGRVYRGVDAFWAIWQAFPASTLYGFLGSLVVLPGVNGLARLCYRGFARIRTVLPKRNSSCATGSCRIGKGRPP from the coding sequence ATGCTCGACAAACCCGACTTTCCGTTGCGCGTTTTTTACGATGGAGCCTGCCCGGTCTGCGCTGCGGAAATTGAGCATTACGGCCGCCGGGACCGGGAAAAGAAGCTTGTTCCGGTCGATATCAGCTCTCCCGACTTCGCTGCCGCGCTGTATGGTATCCCACTGGCGGATTTTCTGTATCAGCTGCATGCCATTGACCGCCGTGGCAGAGTCTACCGGGGAGTGGACGCCTTCTGGGCCATCTGGCAGGCCTTTCCCGCTTCGACACTATATGGCTTTCTCGGCAGTCTGGTTGTCCTGCCGGGCGTTAATGGCCTGGCACGGCTCTGCTATCGCGGCTTTGCCCGTATCCGCACCGTTCTGCCGAAACGGAACTCCTCATGCGCGACCGGTAGCTGCCGGATCGGCAAGGGCCGGCCGCCCTGA
- the lexA gene encoding transcriptional repressor LexA encodes MEELTSRQQEVLHFIETSLERHGYPPTLREIAAHLRINGTLGVMKHLAALEKKGYIQRDAGSSRGISLVGRAATPSATLPIVGVVRAGALQPAIEDVEGYLAIDQAQLKGGQFFLRVKGDSMINAAILDRDLALIRPQPTAENNDIVVAMIDGEATLKVFYRERGQIRLQPRNPNMAPIIVREGEGEVTIVGKVVGIFRTLE; translated from the coding sequence ATGGAAGAGCTTACCTCCCGGCAGCAGGAAGTGCTGCACTTCATCGAAACCTCCCTGGAACGGCACGGTTATCCGCCGACCCTGCGGGAAATCGCCGCCCACCTCCGGATCAACGGTACGCTGGGGGTGATGAAGCATCTGGCCGCTTTGGAGAAAAAGGGCTACATCCAGCGTGATGCCGGCAGTTCCCGGGGGATTTCCCTGGTGGGGCGGGCGGCTACCCCTTCGGCGACGCTGCCGATCGTCGGCGTGGTGCGGGCCGGGGCGCTGCAGCCGGCCATCGAGGATGTCGAGGGGTATCTCGCCATCGACCAGGCCCAGCTGAAGGGGGGGCAGTTCTTCCTCAGGGTCAAGGGGGATTCGATGATCAATGCCGCCATCCTCGACCGTGATCTCGCCCTGATCCGGCCCCAGCCAACGGCGGAGAACAACGATATCGTCGTCGCCATGATCGACGGCGAAGCGACCCTGAAAGTTTTTTACCGGGAGCGGGGGCAGATCCGTCTCCAGCCGCGCAATCCGAACATGGCGCCGATCATCGTCCGCGAGGGGGAAGGGGAGGTGACGATCGTCGGGAAGGTGGTCGGCATCTTCCGGACCCTGGAGTGA
- the dinB gene encoding DNA polymerase IV, with protein sequence MTGRVIMHVDMNAFFASVEQQYNPALRGKPIAVIGSAARTVVTTASYEARAFGVRTGMAVWQAQRCCPQLILVTGDNRRYTYTSRRIVEMMQQFTPQVEVFSIDEAFLDVTGSLSLYGSSERIAHLLKAEIRHHFGLTCSIGIAPNKILAKLASEMKKPDGLTVLSPETVPCVLESLPVGELCGVGAKTARQLNLLGIRTCGELGRYPLERLRRKFGVVGEKLQRMGRGIDDAPVVPLDEAEEVKSVGHSTTLPHDIEARDEILCHLLQLSEMVGRRARRYNVWGKTVTLSIRYADFDTWLDRQETLPRYLNQSGDIYRAAVAILDTVVLEQPVRLLGVRLSNLRYQSNQLPLFAEERKQLLLAGAMDAVNDRFGDFTVSFGSLLAGERRQDKGAHVIAPAWRPAGIRFVDVK encoded by the coding sequence ATGACCGGCCGGGTGATCATGCATGTCGACATGAACGCCTTTTTCGCCTCCGTCGAGCAGCAGTACAACCCGGCGTTGCGGGGGAAGCCGATTGCGGTTATCGGCTCGGCGGCCCGGACGGTGGTTACCACCGCTTCCTACGAGGCCCGCGCCTTCGGCGTCAGGACCGGCATGGCGGTCTGGCAGGCGCAGCGGTGCTGTCCCCAGCTTATCCTGGTGACCGGCGATAACCGGCGCTACACCTATACTTCCCGTCGGATCGTCGAAATGATGCAGCAGTTCACCCCCCAGGTGGAGGTCTTCTCCATCGACGAGGCCTTTCTCGACGTCACCGGCTCCCTGAGCCTCTACGGCAGTTCCGAACGGATCGCCCACCTGCTGAAGGCCGAGATCCGGCACCACTTCGGCCTTACCTGCTCCATCGGCATCGCCCCGAACAAGATACTGGCCAAGCTCGCTTCGGAGATGAAAAAGCCCGACGGCCTGACGGTGCTCTCCCCGGAGACGGTGCCGTGCGTCCTCGAATCCCTGCCGGTCGGGGAGTTGTGCGGTGTCGGGGCAAAGACGGCGCGGCAGCTGAATCTTCTGGGGATCAGGACCTGCGGGGAGCTCGGCCGCTATCCGCTGGAGCGGTTGCGACGGAAATTCGGGGTCGTCGGCGAGAAGCTCCAGCGGATGGGGCGGGGGATTGACGACGCCCCGGTGGTGCCGCTCGATGAGGCGGAAGAGGTCAAATCGGTGGGGCATTCGACGACCCTGCCGCACGATATCGAAGCGCGGGACGAAATCCTCTGCCATCTCCTCCAGCTCTCCGAGATGGTCGGCCGCCGGGCGCGCCGTTACAACGTCTGGGGAAAGACCGTCACCCTCTCCATCCGCTACGCTGACTTCGACACCTGGCTGGACCGGCAGGAGACGCTGCCGCGCTACCTCAACCAGAGCGGCGACATCTACCGGGCGGCGGTCGCCATCCTCGATACCGTCGTCCTGGAACAGCCGGTCCGGCTTCTCGGCGTGCGGTTGAGCAATCTTCGCTACCAGTCGAACCAGCTGCCGCTTTTCGCGGAGGAACGGAAACAGTTGCTCCTGGCCGGGGCCATGGACGCTGTCAACGACCGGTTCGGCGACTTCACCGTCAGCTTCGGCAGCCTGCTGGCCGGGGAACGACGCCAGGACAAAGGGGCGCACGTCATCGCCCCGGCCTGGCGGCCAGCGGGGATTCGTTTCGTCGATGTGAAGTAG
- a CDS encoding SDR family NAD(P)-dependent oxidoreductase, which yields MDLQLTGKKALISGSTKGIGLATAIALAREGAAVIINGRSDDSVATALAQLGNAAPAAVAEGFAGDLSRAEAAEQLFRRFPAVDILVNNLGIYGAQPFAEIGDDEWRRFFEVNVLSGVRLTRGYLPRMKERNWGRIVFLSSESGIQIPAEMIHYGMTKTAILGVSRGIAELCAGTGVTANAILPGPTHTAGVDGFVEQLSGGSSFAAFEAEFFRTVRPTSLLKRFATPDEVASLIAYVCSPLSSATNGAALRVDGGVVRACF from the coding sequence ATGGACCTGCAGCTTACCGGCAAAAAAGCCCTTATTTCCGGTTCCACCAAGGGGATCGGCCTAGCGACGGCCATCGCCCTGGCCCGTGAAGGAGCCGCAGTGATTATCAACGGCCGGAGCGACGACTCCGTCGCCACGGCCCTGGCGCAGCTCGGGAACGCCGCCCCGGCCGCCGTGGCGGAGGGGTTCGCCGGCGACCTCTCCCGGGCCGAAGCGGCCGAGCAGTTGTTCCGCCGCTTCCCGGCCGTGGACATCCTGGTGAACAATCTCGGCATCTATGGCGCGCAACCGTTCGCCGAGATCGGCGACGACGAGTGGCGGCGGTTCTTCGAAGTCAACGTCCTGAGCGGCGTCCGGCTCACCCGGGGCTATCTCCCGAGGATGAAAGAGCGTAACTGGGGGAGGATCGTCTTCCTCAGCAGCGAAAGCGGCATCCAGATCCCGGCCGAGATGATCCACTACGGGATGACCAAAACCGCCATTCTCGGCGTGTCGCGCGGCATCGCCGAGCTCTGCGCCGGCACCGGGGTAACGGCAAACGCCATCCTCCCCGGGCCAACCCATACCGCCGGGGTGGACGGCTTCGTCGAGCAATTGAGCGGCGGCAGCTCTTTCGCCGCGTTTGAGGCGGAATTTTTCCGGACGGTCCGCCCGACCTCGCTGCTGAAACGCTTTGCCACCCCGGACGAAGTGGCCAGCCTGATCGCCTACGTCTGCAGCCCGCTCTCGTCGGCGACCAACGGCGCGGCACTGCGGGTCGATGGTGGTGTGGTGCGGGCCTGCTTCTGA
- the gpmA gene encoding 2,3-diphosphoglycerate-dependent phosphoglycerate mutase yields the protein MKKVVLLRHGESLWNKENRFTGWTDVELSEKGRDEAVAAGKLLAREGYLFDVAFTSVLKRAIKTLWLVLEEMDQMWLPIHNSWRLNERHYGALQGLNKAETAERHGMAQVMLWRRSYDVPPPPLAADDPRHPGYDPRYAALSREELPATESLKDTVARFLPYWRERIAPAIMAGERVLIAAHGNSLRALVKYLDGISDEKIAELNIPTGIPLVYELDDELRPLRHYYLGDAGAAEEAARAVAAQLKG from the coding sequence ATGAAAAAAGTGGTGCTGCTCCGCCATGGCGAGAGTTTGTGGAACAAGGAAAACCGCTTCACCGGCTGGACCGACGTGGAACTGAGCGAGAAGGGGCGCGACGAGGCGGTTGCCGCGGGTAAACTGCTGGCCCGCGAAGGGTATCTCTTCGATGTGGCATTTACCTCGGTTCTGAAACGGGCGATAAAGACTCTCTGGCTGGTACTGGAGGAGATGGACCAGATGTGGCTGCCGATCCATAACAGCTGGCGGCTGAACGAGCGGCACTACGGGGCGCTCCAGGGACTGAACAAGGCGGAAACGGCGGAACGGCACGGTATGGCACAGGTGATGCTCTGGCGGCGCAGCTACGACGTGCCGCCCCCCCCGCTGGCGGCCGACGATCCGCGTCATCCCGGCTACGATCCGCGCTATGCGGCCCTCTCCCGCGAAGAACTCCCGGCGACCGAGTCGCTGAAGGATACGGTGGCCCGTTTTCTTCCCTACTGGCGGGAGCGGATCGCCCCGGCAATCATGGCCGGCGAACGGGTGCTCATCGCCGCCCACGGCAACAGTCTCAGGGCACTGGTCAAGTACCTCGACGGGATATCCGACGAAAAGATCGCCGAATTGAACATTCCAACCGGCATCCCGCTGGTTTACGAACTGGACGACGAGCTCCGGCCGTTGCGCCACTATTATCTCGGCGATGCTGGGGCCGCGGAGGAAGCCGCCCGGGCTGTGGCGGCGCAGCTGAAGGGTTGA
- a CDS encoding NAD(P)-binding domain-containing protein produces MAKVYDVVIVGGGPGGIACAYLCHKRGLSYLLIEQGKSVFQGITNTYPEGKNVYPSKPKEAGEPFLVEELRPPDKPVTVEKYIQYVQHFVQHENLAVRTEVQFEDLQERRDHLVVQTAQGDFAARKVVLAFGSSIPRELSVYGDAKMVAKTLDDPKKYLGARTLVIGGGNTAADVIISILRAKREANDDQSVYWAHVAEKFDVNKETAQRLGEEILLGGNIRLLPGAIPRIGEVDEEGVDRLVIRINDFRQPDGIEIYHAMSFPMKNVIACIGSQGPLPIFDKIGVQTITCAEGVCTVAKEGDRLILLTSEYESTRKGVYVIGGAISPSYMKISGGSIQEEKHPNLIYTAVNDAFHVVEAIRRKLG; encoded by the coding sequence ATGGCGAAGGTGTATGATGTGGTGATCGTTGGCGGCGGCCCGGGCGGGATAGCCTGTGCGTACCTCTGTCACAAGCGGGGTCTTTCCTACCTGCTGATCGAACAGGGGAAATCCGTCTTCCAGGGGATCACCAATACCTATCCCGAAGGAAAGAATGTCTACCCTTCCAAGCCGAAGGAAGCCGGTGAACCGTTTCTCGTCGAGGAACTGCGGCCGCCGGACAAACCGGTGACCGTCGAAAAATATATCCAGTACGTCCAGCATTTCGTCCAGCACGAAAACCTTGCCGTGCGGACCGAAGTCCAGTTCGAAGACCTGCAGGAACGGCGCGATCATCTGGTGGTGCAGACGGCGCAGGGGGATTTTGCCGCCCGCAAGGTGGTCCTCGCCTTTGGCAGCAGTATTCCGCGGGAGCTGTCGGTGTATGGTGACGCCAAGATGGTGGCCAAGACCCTTGACGATCCGAAGAAGTACCTTGGGGCCCGGACGCTGGTGATCGGCGGCGGCAACACCGCCGCCGATGTGATCATCTCCATCCTCCGGGCAAAGCGGGAAGCCAATGACGATCAGTCGGTCTACTGGGCCCACGTGGCGGAAAAGTTCGATGTCAACAAAGAGACGGCCCAGCGGCTCGGCGAGGAGATCCTGCTCGGCGGCAATATCCGGCTCCTGCCGGGGGCGATCCCCCGGATCGGTGAAGTGGACGAGGAGGGGGTTGACCGGCTGGTGATCCGGATCAACGACTTCCGCCAGCCGGACGGGATCGAGATTTATCATGCGATGAGTTTTCCGATGAAGAATGTCATCGCCTGCATCGGTTCCCAGGGGCCGCTGCCGATCTTCGACAAGATCGGCGTGCAGACGATCACCTGTGCCGAAGGGGTCTGCACCGTCGCCAAGGAGGGTGATCGGCTGATTCTGCTCACCAGTGAATACGAGTCGACCCGCAAAGGGGTCTACGTCATCGGCGGGGCGATCTCTCCTTCCTACATGAAAATCAGTGGCGGCAGCATCCAGGAGGAGAAGCATCCGAACCTGATCTATACGGCCGTGAATGATGCCTTCCATGTTGTCGAAGCGATTCGGCGGAAGCTCGGCTGA